The following are encoded in a window of Candidatus Fusobacterium pullicola genomic DNA:
- a CDS encoding glycerophosphodiester phosphodiesterase → MSKIFAHRGYSGKYPENTMIAFKKALECGVDGIELDVQLTKDGEVVIIHDETIDRTTTGKGFVVDYTYEELERFDASFKFKDLGFNKIPTLREYFQLVKDYDIVTNVELKTGINEYLGIEEKVWELIKEYNLEEKVIISSFNHFSVMRMKDIAPQLKYGFLSEDWIIDAGKYTHSYGVQCYHPRFNNLVPDVIKELKKYNLEINTWTVNLEEDMRYLYSNNIDVIITNYPELAQEIKKEYQGETNE, encoded by the coding sequence ATGAGTAAAATTTTTGCCCATAGAGGATACAGTGGAAAATATCCAGAAAATACAATGATAGCTTTTAAAAAAGCCCTAGAGTGTGGAGTAGATGGGATTGAACTAGATGTTCAACTAACAAAGGATGGAGAGGTAGTAATTATTCATGATGAAACTATAGATAGAACGACAACAGGAAAAGGTTTTGTTGTAGATTATACCTACGAGGAGTTAGAAAGATTTGATGCTTCGTTCAAATTTAAAGATTTAGGATTTAATAAAATCCCTACATTAAGAGAGTATTTTCAACTGGTAAAAGATTATGATATAGTTACAAATGTAGAATTAAAAACAGGAATAAATGAGTATTTAGGAATAGAGGAAAAGGTATGGGAGCTAATAAAGGAGTATAACTTAGAGGAGAAAGTGATAATATCTAGTTTTAACCATTTCTCTGTAATGAGAATGAAAGATATAGCTCCACAATTGAAGTATGGATTTTTATCAGAAGATTGGATAATAGATGCAGGAAAATATACTCATTCTTATGGAGTACAATGCTATCATCCAAGATTTAATAATCTTGTACCAGATGTTATTAAAGAATTAAAGAAGTATAATCTAGAGATTAATACTTGGACAGTAAATTTAGAAGAGGATATGAGATATCTTTATTCAAATAATATTGATGTGATAATTACTAACTATCCCGAGTTAGCTCAAGAAATAAAGAAAGAGTATCAAGGAGAGACTAATGAGTAG
- a CDS encoding MgtC/SapB family protein — MSSFTNSLTIYEIILRIFMAIVIGGMIGYERGQHNRPAGFRTHILVCLGATIVSMIQDQLRINLHNYAIAFPEASQVMKTDLGRIGAQVVSGIGFLGAGTIMRDKGVIGGLTTAASIWATGCLGLSIGWGFYYLAVPSGIAVIIVLVTLKKLERYWIENKHIAKLLVRFNQDIDFSEALMKNYNFFNENNIKIKNVEKNTDGNMIEYTLIMGKQTDILDVMSELSTYSHISQIQIP; from the coding sequence ATGAGTAGTTTTACAAATTCACTTACAATATATGAGATTATCCTTAGAATTTTTATGGCAATTGTTATAGGTGGGATGATAGGATATGAAAGAGGGCAACATAATAGACCTGCTGGTTTTAGAACTCATATACTGGTTTGTCTTGGAGCTACAATAGTTTCTATGATTCAAGATCAATTGAGAATAAATCTTCATAATTATGCAATAGCTTTTCCAGAAGCTAGTCAAGTTATGAAAACAGATTTAGGGCGAATAGGAGCTCAGGTAGTAAGTGGAATAGGATTTTTAGGTGCTGGAACAATAATGAGAGATAAAGGAGTTATAGGTGGTCTTACTACAGCAGCTTCAATATGGGCTACTGGGTGTTTAGGGCTTAGCATAGGATGGGGATTTTATTATCTAGCTGTTCCATCTGGAATAGCTGTAATAATTGTTCTTGTAACTTTGAAGAAATTAGAACGTTATTGGATAGAGAATAAACATATAGCAAAATTACTAGTTCGATTTAATCAAGATATAGATTTTTCTGAAGCATTAATGAAAAATTATAATTTTTTTAATGAAAATAATATTAAAATAAAGAATGTAGAAAAAAATACAGATGGAAATATGATAGAGTATACTTTAATTATGGGAAAACAAACAGATATTTTAGATGTTATGTCAGAGCTTTCAACATACAGCCATATCTCTCAAATTCAAATTCCATAG
- a CDS encoding antitoxin, whose amino-acid sequence MDNLIITVGTSLIENYIEHNPEKTNITKDDILSYYEKESMVDLRDKRFGSEIIAVENLREKDIFSGRHLFMITHDTVNGRLAGEVLEEFFLSKGIVRRVTRKAVEKMNKRNPDEFRTKGLRNLVEEVGDIVEQVGNKYNIAVCTVGGYTAEIFMVSLMAQILGIKSYFMFREFEDVTEIPPLPIKIDYNYYLENKDFFNTISNNERLEKEKIEKYLNEKLELSYFLEEIKDGDKTYVELSAMGDFYLKTVKNCKYLPRRITNVPVNEKEIPSSTIKERPQELDDMLSLLKASPYVNKLKVVFHNPNRKLKVSKFFILDSDDFESTLALEMKTSMGGFRVDIYTVADTKKEYEALMVYFNENFL is encoded by the coding sequence TTGGATAATTTAATAATTACAGTTGGAACAAGTTTAATAGAGAATTATATTGAACATAACCCAGAGAAAACAAATATCACTAAGGATGATATTTTAAGCTATTATGAAAAAGAGAGTATGGTAGACCTAAGAGATAAAAGATTTGGGTCTGAAATTATAGCTGTAGAAAATCTAAGAGAAAAGGATATCTTCTCAGGAAGGCACCTATTTATGATAACTCATGACACTGTAAATGGAAGATTAGCAGGAGAAGTACTAGAAGAGTTTTTCCTAAGTAAAGGGATAGTAAGAAGAGTTACTAGAAAAGCAGTTGAAAAAATGAATAAGAGAAATCCTGATGAATTTAGAACGAAGGGATTAAGAAATCTTGTTGAAGAAGTTGGAGATATAGTAGAGCAAGTAGGCAATAAATATAATATAGCTGTATGTACTGTTGGAGGATATACAGCAGAGATATTTATGGTAAGTCTTATGGCACAAATTTTAGGAATAAAATCATATTTTATGTTTAGAGAGTTTGAAGATGTTACTGAGATTCCACCTCTTCCTATAAAAATAGATTATAATTACTATTTAGAAAACAAAGATTTCTTCAATACTATCTCAAATAATGAAAGATTAGAAAAAGAGAAAATTGAAAAATACTTAAATGAAAAATTAGAGTTATCTTATTTCCTTGAAGAGATAAAAGATGGAGATAAAACTTATGTTGAGTTATCAGCAATGGGAGATTTCTATCTAAAAACAGTTAAAAACTGTAAATATCTACCAAGAAGAATAACTAATGTTCCAGTAAATGAAAAGGAGATTCCATCTTCAACAATTAAAGAAAGACCACAAGAGTTAGATGATATGTTAAGCTTATTAAAGGCTTCACCATACGTAAATAAATTAAAAGTTGTATTCCATAATCCAAATAGAAAGTTAAAGGTATCTAAATTCTTTATCTTAGATAGTGATGATTTTGAGAGTACATTAGCTCTTGAAATGAAAACATCTATGGGAGGATTTAGAGTAGATATATATACTGTTGCTGATACGAAGAAAGAGTATGAAGCTCTAATGGTATATTTTAATGAAAATTTCCTATAA